A stretch of Pangasianodon hypophthalmus isolate fPanHyp1 chromosome 9, fPanHyp1.pri, whole genome shotgun sequence DNA encodes these proteins:
- the rpl18a gene encoding 60S ribosomal protein L18a, protein MKASGTLREYKVVGRLLPSAKNPAPPLYRMRIFAPNHVVAKSRFWYFVSQLRKMKKASGETVYCGLVHEKSPLKVKNFGIWLRYDSRSGTHNMYREYRDLTTSGAVTQCYRDMGARHRARAHAIQIMKVQVIPANKCRRAAIKQFHDSKIKFPLPHRVLRRQHKPRFTTRRPKTFF, encoded by the exons ATGAAGGCGTCTGGCACA CTTAGGGAGTATAAAGTTGTTGGGCGTCTGTTGCCCTCTGCCAAGAACCCGGCTCCTCCTCTGTACCGCATGAGGATCTTCGCCCCTAACCATGTGGTGGCCAAGTCTCGCTTCTGGTACTTCGTCTCCCAGctgaggaagatgaagaaggCTTCTGGAGAGACCGTGTACTGCGGCCTG GTTCATGAGAAATCTCCCCTGAAGGTGAAAAACTTTGGCATCTGGCTGCGTTACGACTCCCGCAGTGGCACCCACAACATGTACCGCGAGTACAGAGACCTCACCACCTCCGGCGCTGTTACCCAGTGCT ACCGGGATATGGGAGCTCGTCACCGTGCTCGCGCTCATGCCATTCAGATCATGAAAGTGCAGGTGATCCCAGCCAACAAATGTCGCAGAGCCGCCATCAAGCAGTTCCAC GATTCCAAGATCAAGTTCCCTCTCCCCCACAGGGTTCTGCGTCGCCAGCACAAGCCCCGCTTCACCACCAGGAGGCCAAAAACATTCTTCTAA